The Thermotoga neapolitana DSM 4359 sequence GAACCAAGAGAAACACCGTACTTTGCGTACGAATCGAAATCCAGTGGTACGTCGAGTTTGTCAGGACCTATGAACGTTCCCGCACTTCCTCCTGTTTGGACCAGTTTCAACCTCTTTCCTTTCTCCACACCTCCACCGAATTTGAAGATTAAATCCCTGACCGTTACACCCATGGGTACCTCCACAATCCCCTTCCTCACCACGTTCCCCACAAGTGAAAAGACCTTGGTGCCGGGCGACGATTCTGTGCCGAACTTCCTGAACCAGTCCGCTCCGTTCAGGATGATCCTTGGAACGTTCACGAAGGTTTCGACGTTGTTCACGACTGTGGGTTTTCCAAAAAGGCCAAAAGTCGGTGGATATGGAGGCTTCAGTCTGGGACGTGCGGGCTTTCCCTCTATGGACTCTATCAGCGCGGTTTCCTCACCCGCCACGTAGGCACCGGCACCGAGTCTGATCTTCAGATCAAAAGAAAAGCCTGTTCCAAGGATGTTTTCACCCAAAAATCCATATTCGTAAGCCTGCTCTATCGCCCTCTTCAGGATCTCGATGGAACTGTAGTACTCTCCCCTGATGTATATGTATCCCTTTCTCGCTCCAACTGCATAACCTGCTATGATCATGCCCTCTATCAGAGAATGCGGGTCTCCTTCCATTATGAGCCTGTCCTTGAAGGTGCCGGGTTCTCCCTCGTCCGCGTTACAGAGAACGTACTTCTGATCGGAAGAAGCCTTGTAGGTGAACTCCCACTTCAGGCCCGTTGGAAAGCCTGCACCACCCCTTCCTCTGAGACCACTCCGCTTTATCTCTTCTATTATCTCCTCCGGTTTCATCTGAAGTGCCTTCGCGAGGGCAAAGTATCCGTCCCTTGCTATGTACTCTTCTATGCGTGTGGGATCTATTTCTCCCACGTTCTTCAGGACGATACGTGTTTCTTCCGATACCCTTTCTACCTCCACCGTTCCCTTTATCTGATCTCTCGATATTTCAAGATCCGGAATTCTTCTTCCCTTCAATATGTGTTCTTCGAAGATCCTCTTCACATCGTTTTCACTCTTCACAACGTAGTAGACATCATCCGGAAGAATGGAAACGATCACACCCTCAGGATAAACTCCCATGCTTCCCGTTTCCAGCACATCCACAAAATCCGATAGATTGTGATCTCTGACCAGATCTCTCAGGTAATTGAGAAAGTGACGCGCCCCCATCAGAACACTGTTGGAGTCCACCGAAACGAGAACGGTGATCGGTTTCATTTTTCCTCACCTCTCAATCTGTTTATGAGGTTCTTCACTTTCTCCGGTGTCATGTTTCCGTAGTACTCGTCGTTCACCATGATCACAGGTGCCACACCGCAAAGCCCCAGACAACTCGTCATCTCTAAGGTGAACATGTTGTCTGGGGTGGTCTGACCGAAGTCTATTTTCAGGGTCTCTTTCAGCGCTTTCACCACTTCCCTTCCGTTTTCCACGTGACACGGAAGACTCTCGCACACCCTGATCACGTACTTTCCCTTCGGCTTCGTGGAGAACATCGTGTAGAAGGTGAGCACCTCGTAAACCTTTGAGAGGGGAACGTTGAGCTCTTCCGAAACGATTTCGGCTGCTTCGGGTGGTATGAAGTTTTCGAAGCGTTTCTGGATCTCGTGAAGGGTGTTTATCAGGATATCCCTCTCCTCCGCCGATTCTTTCGCCTTCCGAATGATCTCAACTATTGCTTCCCTCATGTACCTTCCCCCTTCGTCAAAAATTTCACAATTATTCATAGAAAATTATACCACTTCTAGCCGCACATTCAGAAAAGGTTCTTCAACCAGTCAAAGAATGGTATCAGAACGAGCGCCGGAAGGAGATTTCCCACCCTCACTCTTTTCAATTCGAGGATCCTTATTCCAAGGCCCAGTATCATGATTCCTCCTGTTCCAACGAAATCGGCTATGAAGACGTCACCGGTGAGGAAAGTGAGACTTCGTGCAAAGACAACCAGCAACCCCTGAACAATGAACACGGAAAAAGCAGACAGAAATACCCCCGATCCCAGGGTTGCCGTGAGTACAACGGCAGAAACGGTATCGAGGACCGTCTTTATGAGTATCAACTCGGCGTTTCCAGAGACCCCTATGTTTATGGAACCAATGATCGTCATCGGACCAACAAGGAAAAGCAAAGAAGACGCAAGGAAACTCTCCGCAAATCCGTGAGAATCTTTGAATCTTCTGCCGAGGTTCTCTATTCTGTCCTCGATCTTCAGAAGCTCTCCAATAACTCCTCCAGCGACGAGCGAGAGCAGTATCAACAGAAAGTCGTTTCCCTGGATGATCATGCGCACACCTATTCCCAGGGTGGTGAGCCCAATCACCGTGAAAAGGATTTCGTGGAGCTTTTGTGGGATCTTCTTCTTGAATATGGCGCCGATGAAGGCACCAAGAAGTACTCCAAGAGAGTTCAGGATGACGGCATAGTGGAACATCATACCAGCCTCCCGCTCTGCGCGAACACGCCGAATATTCCTCCTGTGTGGACGAATAAAATCCTCTTTCCAGAAGACCTGAACATCTCCAGTGTTCCTCTGAAGGCCTTCGAGGTGTAAACCGGGTCAAGAACGATCGCTTCTTTCGTTGCGATCTCCTTTATAACGTTCACATCTTCATCGGAAGGAACGGCATAGGCAGGCCCTCTGAACGAATCCACTATCTCGAACCTGGGTTCTTTCGCCTCCACGCCGAGTTTCCCCATATCCCTAACGATCTTCTTCACCTTTTCAACGAAGTAATCTGCATTTTTCGTTGTGACGTTCACACCGATCACCGGTACACGATAGCCCAGGAAGGAAAGAGCTGCCGAGATTCCCGCTATTGTTCCACCGCTTCCCACAGCACAGACGATGGCCTCGAACGATTCCACATCGATCTGATCCTTCAACTCCATCACCATGTTGAAATAACCAAGAGCGCCCAGGGCGTTCGATCCTCCTTCTGGTATGATGTAGACTTTTTCTCCCCTTTTTTCTTTCTCTTTTTTGTACTCCAAAAAGATCTCGTCGATGTTCTCGTATTCCTCGGAAGATACTTCCACGATTTCTGCTCCAAAGAGCATATCCAGCAGGAGATTTCCGTTCAAAACTTTTTCACCTTTTCTGAGGAACAGAACGGGTTTTAGCCCGAGTTTTCTGGAAACGTACGCAGTTGCCCTGGCATGGTTCGATTGAAGACCTCCACTGGTGAAAATCGTCGTTGCCCCCTGTTTCAGAGCATCTCCCATCAGGTATTCAAGTTTTCTGATCTTGTTTCCAGAACCGAGAAGCTCTGTGAGATCGTCTCTTTTGATGTAGAGATCGAATCCGTACTCCGCCGAGACTTTTCTCAGAAATTGAACGGGAGTTGGTTTGATGGCAAGGTCGATTCTCACAACCACCCCTCCTTTCGTTTGTTAGAATTGTAGCACGGAGGGATGTCGAAATGATCGGAGAGAAGATCATCTCGTTTGAAACGATAGATTCCACGAACCAATTTTTGAAAGAACATTTCTCGAAGTATCCCAGTGGAACGGTAGTAGTTGCTCTGGAGCAAACATCGGGATACGGCAGAAACAAAAGAAGATGGTATTCGGCAAGGGGTGGTCTGTGGTTTTCCGTACTATTCAAGCCAAGAAAACAGGTAGACACAACCTTCTATACCAGGGTATTTTCCGTTGCCATTGTGAAGGCACTGGAGACCTTCAAAGTTCATGCGGACATAAAATGGCCAAACGACATTTACGTACGCGGCAGAAAACTCGCAGGAATTCTTACAGAGGGGATCTTCGAAGGGAAAAAGCCGCTGGCGTTAATTGTAGGAGTGGGCATGAACGTGAACAACGAAATTCCAGACGAACTGAAAACGAGGGCGATCAGTCTGAAGGAAATCCTCGGCAGGGAAATACCTCTGATGAAACTACTGGAATTGATACTGAAAAATGCCCGGGTGCTTTTTAGAAGATACACCAAGAAAAAAGAAGCATTGACGAGGATCTGGAAAAGGCATTTACTCCAGAAGGAAGGAGACATCGTTACCTTTTCAGAAAACAACCAGGAAAAGATTGGAAAGATCCTGAAAATCTTGCCGGATCATCTGCTCGTTGAAACCGATGAAGGTGTCAGGAAGGTCTATTCACTCTCTCCTCACTGAGAATCTCGTACCCTCCGTTTCCCACCACTCTCAGTTTCACCTTCTTTGTGGGAAGAAACACCTCCACCACATCACCGTCTTTCACCTCGTAAGAGGCTTTGGCCGGTCTTCCATTCACCAGGACCTTCTGTCCCTTCAAGAGTTTTTGCGCGACGGTCCTTCTCTTCACAACCGAGATCTTCAGGAACACATCCAGCCTCATATCCGATACACCCTGTCTATCAACTCTTCATCTCCCATCGAAAAAGGATCTTCACCTGATAGAAGGAGTCTTCTCATCGTCCTCAACCTGGTCGTGAGGTAATGAACATCGATTTCTCTCAAAAAATCTTCCCTTGAACCGTCGAAGATCTTTCTTCCATTTTCCAGAAACACTACACGATCCACGTGCTTTATCACCGTCTCTATGTCGTGCGAGATGATGACAACCGTTCTTTTAAGTTTCTTCCATTTCTCTATCACCCTCAAAAGATCGCCCTTGCCTTCCCTGTCGAGTCCCACAAGCGGTTCATCAAGCATTAGAACGTCCGGCTCGTGCACGATCACAGAGGCAATGGCGACTCTCCTCTTTTCACCTCCGGATAGAAAGAAAGGAACTCTATCTTTGAACTCATCGAAGTTCAACCCAACAAATTCCATCGCTCTCTTCACGAAAGGAACGGGATCTTCATCGGGGTAAAAGTTCCGCACAGCGAAAGCGATCTCATCGAAAACAGTTTCTGCGAAGAACTGATCTTCCGGATACTGGAACGCTATGCCAATGTGTTTTCTCACCTCGTAACCCTTTCTCTGTCTTCCATCGTACAGCACCTGTCCACCGGTAGGTTCTATCAAACCCGCAATGATCTGAAGGAGGGTGGATTTTCCAGATCCGGTGTTTCCAGCAACGAGGAGACACTCTCCCTCCTCGATCGTAAGATCGATATCTCTGAGTGCGATTCTTTCCAGAGGGGTTCCACGGTAAAAGATATGGGTGACGTTGACGACCTCGATCTTCATGTTGAAAATTATAACAAAGACCGGCCGTCTCTTCAGCCACATACGTGGTAAAATTTAACGAGAGGTGAACAGAAGGATGAATCTTTTCGAGCAAATCAAAAATCTCTGGAAGAAGATCTTCGATTTATGGAACTCCATGCCGCGGGAAAGAAGATTTCTGGTAGGGGGCATCGCAGCGGCCCTCATAATATCGATCGTTCTCTTTGCAATAATAGCCGCCACCCCACACTACAGACTCCTTGTTGCCGGCCTCAGCGAAGAAGAGGCGGGAACGATCATTCAGAAACTCGAAGAGATGAACATTCCCTACAAAGTCTCCCCGGGTGGAGACATTTACGTCTCCGACAAATACAACGTCTACGAGTTGAGAATGAAACTCGCTTCCGAGGGAATACTTGGAGGAACAAGACAGGGTTTCTCCATACTCAGCGAAAACTCGTTCGGGGCCACCAGTTTTGACAAACAGGTGAAATACCAGATCGCTCTACAGCAGGAACTTGAAAGAAGCATCATGACCATCAGGGGAGTCAAAGACGCCCGGGTCCACCTGGTCCTGCCGAAGTACACCTATTACGTCCGCGGAGAGATGGCTGAACCACGTGCCTCCGTCCTCGTTGTGCTGGAACCCGGTGCTGAGCTCACACGAGAGCAAGTAAGAGGAATCGTTGAACTCGTCTCGGGAGCCGTTGAGGGGTTGAAACCAGAAAACGTGAGAGTGGTGGACAACTACTCCAGATCGCTCAGTGATATGCTGGAAAGTGATGAAGAAACCTTTCTGGCATCCAGTAAACTGGAGTTGAAACAACAACTTGAGAAATACTACGAAAACAAGTTGAAGAAGGCCCTTGAGAGTGTTTTTGGCCCAGGAAGGGTAGAGGTGATTCCCGATGTTTCCCTGAACTGGACGAAGATAGAAACAGAAATGAAAAGGTACGAAGCACCGGCCAGAAGAGAAGGACTGGTCAGAAGTCAGGAGACAGAGACCGAAAGAAGTCAAAATCTGCCTGTCAGCGGTGGTGAAGTGGGAACGGAGTCGAACATACCTCCACTCAGCTATCCATCCGTAAGTGGCGAAGGAACGAGCACATACGAGAGAACCCACACCATCACCAATTACGAGCTGAACGAGATCTATCAGAAGATTCTTCAAAACCACGAAGGAGAGATATCATCTCTTTCTGTTGCTGTCATAATCGACGCTTCCTCCACAGTTCTTCAAAGCAACAACAACTGGAACGATGTCATAAACGATCTGGTGGAGAAAGGGATCGGTTCTGTCACCTCTTCCGCTTCTTTTAGCGTTGCGGTGGCGTTTCTGCCCTTCGACAGAACAATTGAAAGAACCCTGCAGAGGGAACTGGAGCAGATTCAGGCAAGAAAGAGGTTCACCATGTACTCGCTTGGAATCGCTATCCTTGGTTTTCTCACCTTTTTGCTCATGTACATCCTGATAGTACAGATCCGAAGAATCAGGGCCAGAAAACTGGCAGAAGAAAGAAGAAGAAAGCTCGAAGAAGAGATAAAGGAAGTCCTCCAGGAAGAGATGAAAGAAGAAAAAGAACTCTCACCCGAAGAGAAGGAACTGATGGAACTCATAGAAGAATTGGAGAACATTTTCAGCCGATCACCCGCCGATATCGCTGAGATAGTCCGTCTGTGGTTCTTCGAGAGGGGATGATATCATGCCCGAAAGAAAACTGGATGGGAAGAGAAAGGCAGCCGTTCTTCTGGTGGCGCTTGGTCCGGAGAAAGCCGCTCAGGTGATGAAACATCTTGATGAGGAAACGGTAGAACAGTTAGTGGTGGAAATAGCAAACATAGGTAAAGTCTCCCAGGAAGAAAAGAAACAGGTGTTAGAGGAGTTTCTGAATCTTGCCAAGGCAAAGGAGATGATCTCAGAGGGTGGTATAGAGTACGCAAAGAGAGTGCTGGAAAAAGCGTTCGGACCAGAAAAGGCCCGAAAAATCATAGAAAGACTGACTGCCTCCCTTCAGGTGAAGCCCTTCAGTTTCATAAAGGACACGGATCCTGTCCAACTTGTGAACTTTCTTCAGGGAGAACACCCTCAGACCATAGCGGTCGTTCTGAGCTATCTTGATCCACCAGTCGCTGCCCAGATACTGGGAGCCCTCCCGGAGAATCTGCAGAGTGAGGTTTTGAAGAGAATCGCCCTTCTTGAGAGAACCTCACCGGAGGTTGTGAAGGAGATCGAGAAAAACCTCGAGAAGAAAATATCCGGATTTGTGAGCCAGACTTTCAGCAAGGTGGGAGGGGTGGACACCGCCGCTGAGATCATGAACAACATAGACAGAAGCACGGAGAAGAAGATCATGGACAAACTGGCTCAGGAAGACCCCGAACTCGCCGACGAGATAAGAAGGAGGATGTTCGTGTTCGAAGATATCCTCAAACTCGATGACAGATCGATCCAGCTTGTCCTGAGAGAAGTCGACACACGGGATCTGGCTCTCGCCCTGAAGGGTGCCTCAGACGAGTTGAAGGAGAAGATCTTCAGAAACATGTCCAAGAGGGCAGCCGCATTGCTCAAAGACGAACTGGAATACATGGGCCCCGTGAGGATAAAAGACGTCGAAGAAGCCCAGCAAAAGATCATAAACGTGATCAGAAGACTCGAAGAGGCAGGAGAAATCGTAATAGCAAGGGGCGGTGGAGAGGAGTTGATCATGTAGTATGCTTCTCAGAAAAGATGAGATATTCTACATAGACCTTCCAAAAAAGATCAAAACAGAGGAAAAAGAGTCCAAAGAGTCCAGAGAGGTCAAAGAAGATCCAAGGAAACAGTTCAACAGGATCAAAGAGCAGATCATCTCCCAGGCCCGGGAAGAGGCCCGAAAGATAGTAGAAGAGGCAGAAAAAAGGGCAGAAGAAATATTGAAGAGCGCTTCAGAAGAAGCGGAGAGGTTGAAACTCGAAGTGGAAAGGCTTCTAGAAGAAAAGAGAAAAGAAAAACAGAAGTTCTCCGAGTACATTCTCTCGCTGAAAAAACAGATTCAAATGCAGATCCATCAAAAACTGGAGGAGATCCTTCCCGACATCGTTGAGGTTCTCAGGGTGCTGTTCAGAAAGATTCTCGAGAAAGAAATGGACGAGTCCGTGGTGGTGAGAAAACTCAGGTCCGCTCTTTCTAAGGTAGCCGGTATCGAGAATGTGAAGATAAAAATACACCCGGAGGATCTGGATAAAGTCGATTTGAAAGAGCTGAAGGGCAAACAGGTGATACCGGATCCCAACGTCGAAAAGGGCGGAGTGATACTCGAAACGGAGTACGATGTTCTGGACAAGACTTTCTCCTACCAGTGGAAACTGGTCGAGGACATATTCGAAGAGGTGGTGGGTTTTGAAAGACCTTCTCAGAGAATTGAAGAAAAGGCTGACTGAAGAGGACTTCAATCGCTTCAACGGAAGAGTGACACGCGTTGTCGGTCTCACCGTCGAATCACACGGACCCGATGCGTTTCTGGGAGAGATGTGCAAGATCTCCCTGCAGAACGGAAAGAACGCCCTGGCAGAGGTTGTTGGTTTCAAAGAAGGAAATGTCGTTCTGATGCCCTATGAAGACGTTTCCGGACTGAAGATGGGCTGCGAGGTGATAAGAACAAACAGAGTCCTGGAAATCGGTGTGGGCAGAAACATGATAGGCCGAATCTTCGACGGACTGGGCCGACCACTCGATGGAAGATCTTTCGTCCCGGAAGCGCGATACCCCCTGACAAACTCACCACCTCATCCCCTCAAAAGAAAAAGAATAAAAGATCCTCTTTCAGTCGGTGTCAGAGCGATCGATGGCTTCATCACCATAGGGAAAGGGCAGAGAATCGGGATATTCGCAGGTAGTGGAGTTGGAAAGAGCACGCTCCTTGGTATGATCGCACGGAACACAACGGCAGACGTGTGTGTGCTTGCACTGATTGGAGAGAGGGGAAGAGAGGTCAGGGAATTCATAGAAAGAGACCTCGGTGAGGAGGGTTTGAAGCGCTCCATACTCGTGGTTTCCACTTCCGATCAACCGGCCCTCGCCAGGGTGAAATCCCTTCTCACGGCCACCAGCATAGCGGAGTACTACAGGGATCTTGGCTACGACGTACTCTTGATGGTGGATTCACTCACCCGATGGGCCATGGCACAGAGAGAGGTCGGCCTTGCCATAGGAGAGCCCCCGACCACCAGGGGCTATCCTCCCAGTGTGTTTGCTGGACTTCCAAAGATACTCGAAAGAGCGGGAAACTCAGACAGAGGGAGTATAACAGCCGTCTACACGGTCCTCGTTGAGGCAGACGACTTCAACGAACCCATATCCGATACGGTTCGATCCATCGTGGACGGCCACATCGTTCTTTCAAGGAGACTCGCAGAATCGAATCACTATCCGGCAATCGACGTGCTGGCGAGTGTGAGCAGGTTGATGAACGACGTGGTTTCGGAAGAACACAAAGAGGCGGCGAACCGCCTCAGATCTTTGCTTGCCTCTTACGAGTCGGCAAAAGACCTGATAGAGATAGGAGCCTATAAAAAAGGAACCAACCCTCTTGTCGACAAAGCGATTGAAATGCAAGAGGATATCAACGCGTTCTTGAGACAGGGGATCTTCGAGAAATCTTCTTTCGAAGAAACCGTCCAGAGGCTTTTTGAACTTTCTTCACGTTCTCTTGACTAGATGTGACATGTCTCCTATCATCATGAAAAGGTCGTCGATGTTCTTCAGGAATCCCAGTCTGTTCATCCTCAGATCATCCCGGTTTACCATCACGAAGACGTTGTCGAAGTACTCATCGATGTAAGGTTTCAACTCTATCAGGTACTGGAGTGCCTCCTCGTAGTTCAGCCTTTCCAGAGCCTTTAGAACCTTCTCCTTCACCTCGAAAAACTT is a genomic window containing:
- a CDS encoding S4 domain-containing protein, coding for MRLDVFLKISVVKRRTVAQKLLKGQKVLVNGRPAKASYEVKDGDVVEVFLPTKKVKLRVVGNGGYEILSEERVNRPS
- the fliI gene encoding flagellar protein export ATPase FliI, which encodes MKDLLRELKKRLTEEDFNRFNGRVTRVVGLTVESHGPDAFLGEMCKISLQNGKNALAEVVGFKEGNVVLMPYEDVSGLKMGCEVIRTNRVLEIGVGRNMIGRIFDGLGRPLDGRSFVPEARYPLTNSPPHPLKRKRIKDPLSVGVRAIDGFITIGKGQRIGIFAGSGVGKSTLLGMIARNTTADVCVLALIGERGREVREFIERDLGEEGLKRSILVVSTSDQPALARVKSLLTATSIAEYYRDLGYDVLLMVDSLTRWAMAQREVGLAIGEPPTTRGYPPSVFAGLPKILERAGNSDRGSITAVYTVLVEADDFNEPISDTVRSIVDGHIVLSRRLAESNHYPAIDVLASVSRLMNDVVSEEHKEAANRLRSLLASYESAKDLIEIGAYKKGTNPLVDKAIEMQEDINAFLRQGIFEKSSFEETVQRLFELSSRSLD
- the ecfA2 gene encoding energy-coupling factor ABC transporter ATP-binding protein EcfA2 — protein: MKIEVVNVTHIFYRGTPLERIALRDIDLTIEEGECLLVAGNTGSGKSTLLQIIAGLIEPTGGQVLYDGRQRKGYEVRKHIGIAFQYPEDQFFAETVFDEIAFAVRNFYPDEDPVPFVKRAMEFVGLNFDEFKDRVPFFLSGGEKRRVAIASVIVHEPDVLMLDEPLVGLDREGKGDLLRVIEKWKKLKRTVVIISHDIETVIKHVDRVVFLENGRKIFDGSREDFLREIDVHYLTTRLRTMRRLLLSGEDPFSMGDEELIDRVYRI
- the nuoF gene encoding NADH-quinone oxidoreductase subunit NuoF gives rise to the protein MKPITVLVSVDSNSVLMGARHFLNYLRDLVRDHNLSDFVDVLETGSMGVYPEGVIVSILPDDVYYVVKSENDVKRIFEEHILKGRRIPDLEISRDQIKGTVEVERVSEETRIVLKNVGEIDPTRIEEYIARDGYFALAKALQMKPEEIIEEIKRSGLRGRGGAGFPTGLKWEFTYKASSDQKYVLCNADEGEPGTFKDRLIMEGDPHSLIEGMIIAGYAVGARKGYIYIRGEYYSSIEILKRAIEQAYEYGFLGENILGTGFSFDLKIRLGAGAYVAGEETALIESIEGKPARPRLKPPYPPTFGLFGKPTVVNNVETFVNVPRIILNGADWFRKFGTESSPGTKVFSLVGNVVRKGIVEVPMGVTVRDLIFKFGGGVEKGKRLKLVQTGGSAGTFIGPDKLDVPLDFDSYAKYGVSLGSGVILVADESHCAVDLALTVMRFFEHESCGKCTPCREGTRIAVEILERISRGEGRKEDLDLLRKVAENAGETSFCGLGQSIPVPLLSIVNNFEDEFRAHIESKECPAGVCEFKKKKATRKISVKNR
- the fliF gene encoding flagellar basal-body MS-ring/collar protein FliF; this translates as MNLFEQIKNLWKKIFDLWNSMPRERRFLVGGIAAALIISIVLFAIIAATPHYRLLVAGLSEEEAGTIIQKLEEMNIPYKVSPGGDIYVSDKYNVYELRMKLASEGILGGTRQGFSILSENSFGATSFDKQVKYQIALQQELERSIMTIRGVKDARVHLVLPKYTYYVRGEMAEPRASVLVVLEPGAELTREQVRGIVELVSGAVEGLKPENVRVVDNYSRSLSDMLESDEETFLASSKLELKQQLEKYYENKLKKALESVFGPGRVEVIPDVSLNWTKIETEMKRYEAPARREGLVRSQETETERSQNLPVSGGEVGTESNIPPLSYPSVSGEGTSTYERTHTITNYELNEIYQKILQNHEGEISSLSVAVIIDASSTVLQSNNNWNDVINDLVEKGIGSVTSSASFSVAVAFLPFDRTIERTLQRELEQIQARKRFTMYSLGIAILGFLTFLLMYILIVQIRRIRARKLAEERRRKLEEEIKEVLQEEMKEEKELSPEEKELMELIEELENIFSRSPADIAEIVRLWFFERG
- a CDS encoding biotin--[acetyl-CoA-carboxylase] ligase, which codes for MIGEKIISFETIDSTNQFLKEHFSKYPSGTVVVALEQTSGYGRNKRRWYSARGGLWFSVLFKPRKQVDTTFYTRVFSVAIVKALETFKVHADIKWPNDIYVRGRKLAGILTEGIFEGKKPLALIVGVGMNVNNEIPDELKTRAISLKEILGREIPLMKLLELILKNARVLFRRYTKKKEALTRIWKRHLLQKEGDIVTFSENNQEKIGKILKILPDHLLVETDEGVRKVYSLSPH
- the fliG gene encoding flagellar motor switch protein FliG translates to MPERKLDGKRKAAVLLVALGPEKAAQVMKHLDEETVEQLVVEIANIGKVSQEEKKQVLEEFLNLAKAKEMISEGGIEYAKRVLEKAFGPEKARKIIERLTASLQVKPFSFIKDTDPVQLVNFLQGEHPQTIAVVLSYLDPPVAAQILGALPENLQSEVLKRIALLERTSPEVVKEIEKNLEKKISGFVSQTFSKVGGVDTAAEIMNNIDRSTEKKIMDKLAQEDPELADEIRRRMFVFEDILKLDDRSIQLVLREVDTRDLALALKGASDELKEKIFRNMSKRAAALLKDELEYMGPVRIKDVEEAQQKIINVIRRLEEAGEIVIARGGGEELIM
- a CDS encoding DUF554 domain-containing protein, which produces MFHYAVILNSLGVLLGAFIGAIFKKKIPQKLHEILFTVIGLTTLGIGVRMIIQGNDFLLILLSLVAGGVIGELLKIEDRIENLGRRFKDSHGFAESFLASSLLFLVGPMTIIGSINIGVSGNAELILIKTVLDTVSAVVLTATLGSGVFLSAFSVFIVQGLLVVFARSLTFLTGDVFIADFVGTGGIMILGLGIRILELKRVRVGNLLPALVLIPFFDWLKNLF
- a CDS encoding D-cysteine desulfhydrase family protein translates to MRIDLAIKPTPVQFLRKVSAEYGFDLYIKRDDLTELLGSGNKIRKLEYLMGDALKQGATTIFTSGGLQSNHARATAYVSRKLGLKPVLFLRKGEKVLNGNLLLDMLFGAEIVEVSSEEYENIDEIFLEYKKEKEKRGEKVYIIPEGGSNALGALGYFNMVMELKDQIDVESFEAIVCAVGSGGTIAGISAALSFLGYRVPVIGVNVTTKNADYFVEKVKKIVRDMGKLGVEAKEPRFEIVDSFRGPAYAVPSDEDVNVIKEIATKEAIVLDPVYTSKAFRGTLEMFRSSGKRILFVHTGGIFGVFAQSGRLV
- a CDS encoding FliH/SctL family protein, which translates into the protein MLLRKDEIFYIDLPKKIKTEEKESKESREVKEDPRKQFNRIKEQIISQAREEARKIVEEAEKRAEEILKSASEEAERLKLEVERLLEEKRKEKQKFSEYILSLKKQIQMQIHQKLEEILPDIVEVLRVLFRKILEKEMDESVVVRKLRSALSKVAGIENVKIKIHPEDLDKVDLKELKGKQVIPDPNVEKGGVILETEYDVLDKTFSYQWKLVEDIFEEVVGFERPSQRIEEKAD
- the nuoE gene encoding NADH-quinone oxidoreductase subunit NuoE, producing MREAIVEIIRKAKESAEERDILINTLHEIQKRFENFIPPEAAEIVSEELNVPLSKVYEVLTFYTMFSTKPKGKYVIRVCESLPCHVENGREVVKALKETLKIDFGQTTPDNMFTLEMTSCLGLCGVAPVIMVNDEYYGNMTPEKVKNLINRLRGEEK